Proteins from a genomic interval of Polaribacter sejongensis:
- a CDS encoding 3-ketoacyl-ACP reductase has product MENLKNKKAIITGGGRGLGKATAIAFAKEGIDIAITGRTEAVLKETVAELEAFGVKAIYEVFDVGVYEEVKTGIKNIVNSLGTVDILVNNAGIAAFGSLNDMEVSKWTQIIQTNVMGMYHVTKEVLPYLIDKNEGDIFNVASTAGLNGNATTSAYSASKFAVIGMSESLMKEVRKNNIRVCTLTPSTIASDMSVELGIANKDSEDSVLQPEDFAELIVAGLKLPRRAMLKGASLWSTNP; this is encoded by the coding sequence ATGGAAAATTTAAAAAACAAAAAAGCAATTATTACAGGTGGCGGAAGAGGTTTAGGAAAAGCAACCGCTATAGCCTTTGCTAAAGAAGGAATTGATATTGCCATAACTGGTAGAACTGAAGCCGTTTTAAAAGAAACAGTTGCAGAACTAGAAGCATTTGGCGTTAAAGCGATTTACGAAGTTTTTGATGTTGGTGTTTATGAAGAAGTTAAAACAGGAATCAAAAACATTGTAAACTCTTTAGGTACTGTAGATATTTTAGTAAACAATGCAGGAATTGCAGCTTTTGGTTCTTTAAACGACATGGAAGTTAGCAAATGGACCCAAATTATACAAACCAATGTTATGGGAATGTATCATGTAACAAAAGAAGTTTTACCTTATTTAATTGATAAAAATGAGGGTGATATTTTTAATGTTGCTTCTACTGCAGGATTAAACGGAAATGCAACTACATCAGCATATTCTGCTTCTAAATTTGCAGTAATTGGTATGTCGGAATCTTTAATGAAAGAAGTTCGTAAAAACAACATTAGAGTTTGTACGTTAACACCAAGTACTATTGCATCTGATATGTCTGTAGAATTAGGTATTGCAAACAAAGATTCTGAAGACTCTGTTTTACAACCAGAAGACTTTGCAGAGTTAATTGTAGCTGGATTAAAATTACCAAGAAGAGCCATGCTTAAAGGAGCTTCTTTATGGTCTACAAATCCATAA
- a CDS encoding OmpA/MotB family protein, with amino-acid sequence MKKISILLLTAVIVSSCVSKKKFVTLQDEHDQTTTELVDVKATLQKCLIESEKDVATLTEQINSLKEDKKGALKQVENLTVLTQSSSDNIKNVITQLSEKDKFINGIRAAMTQKDSLNLAIKYHLTKNLTDGIQDEDIQVNVEKTVVFISISDKLLFKSGSYNVTDKAYTVLEKISKVIKDQPEMEVMIEGHTDSTPIKRTVIQDNWDLSALRATSITRILQYKFGVKPSRLIAAGRSQYVPLVDNNTAANKAINRRTKIIIMPKLDQFFDLLEQDSNK; translated from the coding sequence ATGAAAAAAATATCAATCTTATTATTGACTGCAGTTATAGTTAGTTCTTGTGTTTCTAAAAAGAAGTTTGTTACTTTACAAGACGAACATGATCAAACTACAACAGAATTAGTAGATGTAAAAGCAACTTTACAGAAGTGTTTAATTGAAAGCGAAAAAGATGTAGCTACACTAACAGAGCAAATTAACTCTTTAAAAGAGGATAAAAAAGGTGCTTTAAAACAAGTTGAAAACTTAACGGTTTTAACACAATCTTCTTCTGATAATATTAAAAACGTTATTACACAGTTAAGTGAAAAAGACAAATTTATAAACGGTATTAGAGCTGCAATGACTCAAAAAGATTCATTAAACCTTGCAATTAAATACCACTTAACTAAAAACTTAACAGACGGAATTCAGGATGAAGACATACAGGTTAATGTAGAAAAAACTGTAGTATTTATTTCTATTTCAGACAAGTTATTATTTAAAAGCGGTAGCTATAATGTAACAGACAAAGCATACACTGTTTTAGAAAAAATATCTAAAGTAATTAAAGACCAACCAGAAATGGAAGTTATGATTGAAGGTCATACAGATTCTACACCAATAAAAAGAACTGTTATTCAAGACAACTGGGATTTATCTGCTTTAAGAGCAACTTCTATAACAAGAATTTTACAATATAAATTCGGAGTTAAACCAAGTAGATTAATTGCAGCTGGTAGAAGTCAATATGTTCCTTTAGTAGACAATAATACTGCTGCTAATAAAGCAATAAACAGAAGAACAAAAATTATCATCATGCCTAAATTAGATCAATTCTTTGATTTGTTAGAGCAAGATTCTAATAAATAA
- a CDS encoding FAD:protein FMN transferase: protein MILKNKVIITIVLLSFLSCSKEKTKDYTLTGHVFGTTYKIVYLDGAKDYQTSLDSLFFLMNKSLSTYIPSSDISRINKGDSTVIVDDLFLEVFKKSKRIYTETNGYFDPTVGNLVNAWGFGPKNERINLNEDQVKQEMQYVGLDKVTIVNGKIKKQDPNIYLDFNSIAKGFGIDVVARFLDSKNISNYLVEIGGEIRAKGIKKENHPWVIKLVNPIKKDSIKGYRKINLSNKSMATSGNYRKFRVTKDGHKYVHTVNPKTGYAEESNLLSASVIAGIDCADTDAYATAFMAMGLEKAKEFLDIHKNIDAILLFNNENGELEEYTTIAFQ from the coding sequence ATGATTCTAAAAAATAAAGTTATAATTACTATCGTTTTACTATCGTTTCTTTCTTGTTCTAAAGAAAAAACAAAAGACTATACCTTAACAGGCCACGTTTTTGGTACCACTTATAAGATTGTTTATTTAGATGGTGCTAAGGACTATCAAACCTCTTTAGATAGTCTGTTTTTTTTAATGAATAAATCCTTATCAACCTATATTCCTAGTTCAGATATTTCTAGAATTAACAAAGGAGATTCTACAGTTATTGTTGATGATTTATTTTTAGAGGTTTTTAAAAAATCGAAAAGAATTTATACGGAAACCAATGGTTATTTTGATCCTACTGTTGGAAACCTAGTTAATGCTTGGGGTTTTGGTCCAAAGAATGAAAGGATCAATTTAAACGAAGATCAAGTAAAACAAGAAATGCAGTATGTTGGTTTAGATAAAGTGACTATTGTTAATGGTAAAATTAAAAAACAAGATCCTAACATTTATTTAGATTTTAACTCTATTGCCAAAGGATTCGGAATTGATGTGGTAGCTCGTTTTCTAGATAGTAAAAATATCTCGAACTATTTAGTTGAAATTGGTGGAGAGATTAGGGCAAAAGGGATAAAAAAAGAAAATCATCCTTGGGTTATAAAATTAGTAAATCCTATAAAAAAGGACAGTATAAAAGGATATCGAAAAATAAATTTGTCTAATAAATCGATGGCTACTTCGGGTAATTATAGAAAGTTTAGAGTTACCAAAGACGGACATAAATACGTGCATACTGTAAATCCTAAAACTGGGTATGCTGAAGAAAGTAATTTATTGAGTGCTTCTGTAATAGCGGGTATAGATTGTGCAGATACAGATGCGTATGCCACTGCTTTTATGGCCATGGGATTAGAGAAAGCGAAAGAATTTTTAGATATTCATAAAAACATTGATGCTATCTTATTATTTAATAACGAGAATGGAGAATTAGAAGAATACACAACAATTGCCTTTCAGTAG
- a CDS encoding mucoidy inhibitor MuiA family protein, which yields MANIKFPLLIAFCLLFCNTYSQEIVEKKIATNVNEVTVFLEGAQITRKKTVQVKQGKTILKFSNLSPFIDAKSIQVKAEGNITVFAVNHQQNFIEKLDKQQELIDLETKLKEVDDKIVLERTYLQILKEELAFLKENRNIGGKNQEVSVTNLKNASIFFGTKLKELKIKEIERNNTLQNLTIASRDLTNQINTISGKKEFPNGEILVKVEAKTNATINFELSYVVENAGWFPTYDIRAKNVNEPVQLIYKANIKQDTKISWDNVKLNLSSANPNVSGVAPELKTYFLNYNTRPPVYNRTTNEVSGVVLDQNNDPLPGATVLIKGTTIGTSTDFDGKYSITIPNNESSLVFSYLGFISQTKPIQSEVLNIMLEEDSATLDEVVVIGYGTSRKSKSITKALQGTVSGVNIRGASSLPVPTVQTENQTTVNFEIKTPYTIKSDNKSYSVDIDTYNLSAFYQYYAVPKIDKDAFLIANISNWEQYNLLEGEANIFFEGTYIGKTLLDVRYATDTLQISLGRDKNVSVKREKVKEFISKNFMGSKKEESRGWNIDVKNNKSQQINMVIYDQVPVSTNDEIKIEVSEISGAKKTPESGEIKWEFTIAPNESKNFILRYLVKYPKNKTIVLE from the coding sequence ATGGCTAACATTAAATTTCCTTTACTAATTGCTTTTTGCTTATTATTTTGCAACACATATTCTCAAGAAATAGTTGAAAAAAAAATAGCTACCAATGTTAATGAGGTTACTGTATTTCTAGAAGGAGCTCAAATAACAAGAAAAAAAACGGTTCAAGTAAAACAGGGTAAAACAATCTTAAAATTCTCTAATTTATCCCCTTTTATTGATGCTAAAAGTATTCAGGTAAAAGCAGAAGGAAATATTACCGTTTTTGCAGTAAATCATCAACAAAATTTTATAGAAAAATTAGACAAACAACAAGAGTTAATTGATCTAGAAACGAAACTTAAAGAAGTTGATGATAAAATAGTATTAGAACGCACCTATTTGCAAATCTTGAAAGAAGAATTAGCTTTTCTTAAAGAAAATAGAAATATTGGAGGTAAAAACCAAGAGGTAAGTGTTACTAATCTTAAAAATGCATCCATCTTTTTTGGTACTAAACTAAAAGAACTTAAAATTAAAGAGATTGAAAGAAACAATACCTTACAAAATCTGACCATAGCAAGTAGAGATTTAACAAATCAAATAAATACAATATCAGGAAAAAAGGAATTTCCTAATGGAGAGATTTTGGTAAAAGTAGAAGCTAAAACTAATGCTACTATAAATTTTGAATTATCGTATGTTGTAGAAAATGCGGGTTGGTTTCCAACTTATGACATAAGAGCAAAAAACGTAAACGAACCAGTTCAACTTATTTATAAGGCAAATATTAAACAAGATACTAAGATCAGTTGGGATAATGTAAAATTAAACTTATCGTCTGCAAACCCTAATGTATCTGGAGTTGCGCCAGAACTTAAAACCTACTTTCTAAATTACAACACACGTCCTCCTGTTTACAATAGAACCACTAATGAAGTATCAGGAGTTGTATTAGATCAAAACAACGATCCGCTACCAGGCGCTACGGTGTTAATAAAAGGAACCACAATAGGAACATCAACAGATTTTGATGGTAAATACTCAATAACAATTCCTAATAATGAGAGTTCTTTAGTGTTTTCTTATTTAGGATTTATCAGTCAGACCAAACCTATTCAAAGTGAAGTACTAAATATAATGTTAGAAGAAGATTCAGCAACATTAGATGAAGTCGTTGTAATAGGATACGGAACTTCTCGTAAAAGTAAATCTATAACGAAAGCTCTTCAAGGCACAGTTTCTGGGGTTAATATTCGAGGAGCAAGTAGTTTGCCTGTCCCAACTGTTCAAACAGAAAACCAGACCACCGTAAACTTTGAAATAAAAACTCCTTACACGATAAAATCTGATAATAAAAGTTATTCTGTTGATATTGACACTTATAATTTGTCTGCATTCTATCAGTATTACGCTGTACCTAAAATTGATAAAGATGCTTTCTTAATCGCGAACATATCTAATTGGGAGCAATACAATTTATTGGAGGGTGAAGCAAACATCTTTTTTGAAGGTACCTATATTGGTAAAACATTGTTAGATGTTAGATATGCTACCGATACTTTGCAAATATCTCTTGGAAGGGATAAAAATGTAAGTGTAAAAAGAGAGAAGGTAAAAGAATTTATCTCTAAGAATTTTATGGGTAGTAAAAAGGAAGAATCTAGAGGATGGAATATTGATGTAAAAAACAATAAATCACAACAAATTAACATGGTGATATACGACCAAGTTCCTGTTTCGACAAACGATGAAATAAAAATTGAAGTTTCAGAAATTTCAGGGGCGAAAAAAACTCCTGAATCTGGTGAAATAAAATGGGAATTTACAATTGCACCAAATGAAAGTAAAAACTTTATTTTAAGATACCTGGTTAAATACCCGAAAAATAAAACGATAGTGTTAGAGTAG